The Yamadazyma tenuis chromosome 2, complete sequence sequence CCCCACCTTGCTTCTGACTTCAAATTATACAACGTTTTCGCCATTCTTGACGATTTCCCTCCTGTACCACAAAAGACCAGTTTGACCACTAACATCCATTCTAGTGGATGTATTGGTGTTACTGCAGACTTTCAGCTGTACCACTACTATTCCATCTTTGACAAGACTTCTGCCTTGGCGAAGTATGATGGTACTTTGGATAATGAAGTTGACTACTTCAACTATTCTACCATCTTTGGAAAGGAGGACAGATGCTTTGGTAACCCTCAAGGTTTAGTTAAATCTGGTGGCTTGACTAGCCTTACATCCGACTTGGACCTCTATGAattcttcaccatctttggaaaatgtGAAGAACAATACTCTACTGACTATAACTTCTATGATTTCTACTCCATTTTTgaaaaccacaaaaccaaaaaacATCAGAAAACTCAAAACTCCTACAAAAACAAtaagcttgaagaaaactaTTATGACTTCTTCACAATCTCTGAAAACGAAAAACAACCCTACTCTACTGACTATAACTTCTATGACTTCTACTCCatttttgaaaaccaaaacaccaaaaaaaaccaaaaagtccaaaaCTCCTATAAAAGCTATAAAACCGAAAACTGCTGCTATCTGCTCACTTCTGACTTCAACGGGTTCAACTTCTAcaatttgttcaaggaCTGTGCTCAGTCAGCTTCGGGCTTTGAATTATATGACTTCTTTAAATTTTTCGAAGAAAAGGTTCCAGTTTCTGGCTCTAAGGTGTACGAATTCTACACTGGTTCTCAAAAGAAGCTGGGATACTCTttagaaaagttgaagtccGAATTTGTTTATTTGCCAAAGTCTAACTTCTCTAGCAAGGTTTTCTTGTCAATTTGGGAACTGTCTTCTTTTCCCAAACTGGTTCGTTTGGCAAACGGTGAAATCGTTACCGAAACACTTGGCAAAGCACTCTTGCCAAAATGTCAGTCAGTTTCATTGCCAACTTTGAACTCCTTACCAAGCCTTCAAAAGGTTCCAAAAGATTATGGATATACTTATATTTTCAAGCTTGGGGCGGTTTTAGCAAACCGGTCATTGTCTTCTTTGCACAGGCTTGACGTGCATTTGAGAAACTCTTGCCTGGTTTATTTGCCAGACAATGTTTCCACATTTaattttcaaccaaaaccTGAGATGGTTTCCATGCAAACCTATTGGAAATCTTCGAAGAGAACACAATattctttggagttggttTCTACTTCCAAGGAAATGTTTCTTGCTCTCAAAGAATCCACCATTCTGGAAATGGTGTGGGAATACTTTTCTGATGACGATATGTCTATCGCGAGTCTCAGTCCCTCCATCTTAGAAGCTTCTGACTACGGTAAGGATGTTTGTGAAAAATTCTCAAGCTCCTGCTCCTCATTGATGGCTCTAAGCCCTCTCATCCCTGAAACTGATCTCAGCTTAGTGGAACAAAGAGAGGCCATTAGACAAATCTTAGACTCCAAGCCCAAGTTAATGATTCTTCCAGCACCAGATGGTGACTTAGAAGGCAAGGCAGTTGATAAACAACACTTATCACCATTCCGTAAAGTTTTCCTGAAGCTTAAACCTCGGAAATTATTTGCATTATTTGCATCAATTAGACACCTGAAAAGATAAAAGACAAAAAAAATCTAGATCACGAAATTATGTAAAAGATATGTACATTTTAACAATCCTTTTCGAAAGTTTGCTAGTATTTAGTTACTCTGTAAATTGGAGAATGTTCAGGTCATTAACACATGGGCTTGAAGTGTTCCAAGAAATCATAGGAGGTGCAGACGGCTGAACGGGATACTTTTGGTAGTCTATGCTCACCAGCCGAGCTATCTTTTTTGAGAACCAAGTGTCCAAAGACGCTTGTAGTACGTTTACGAGAAAATGGACATTTCCATGTTTGTCCAATTGGTTTAATGGCAGCTTCTCAAATTGGAGTTAGAAGAGCACTAAGCGTTTTCTTGCTCTCCCGAGTTGCAGCTAGAATACGCTCCATGCTCTGGCACTTGCCTCTATCATTGTAGAATTGTTCATCGTACCTCATTATACGTATATAGAACACCTCATACATATACATTATGTCCTCTTAACTACCTCAAGGTCTCTGAAACTACTCACCCATTCATGCTAGTCCCTATCAATGCGCGATCCAAATCTTTCGCGCTTCTGCAACCCATAATCACTACTACAATGTCAGACTCAGAGGACTTTCAATCAGAAGAGTCATACGAGTTTGAGTTCGAGGATGACGATGCAAGTGAGCAGGAAGCCGAAGTCCAAGCTGACTTtaatgataatgaaaaaCTTCAGGTTATGTACTATAATGCAAAAGCATTTAAGGATGAAGATACAAGCATGGCCATACAGAAGCTACAAGAAATTGCAAAGTCTGAAGTGTCCCCGGACTCTATACAGTGGATCTATAAATCCCAAAAGCAGATTGCTAAAATCCATTATTCCAATCATCAACTCGACCAAAGCTTAGTGTCATTACAGCATCTATTAAAGCTTGTTCCATATATGGAAGACAAACCGTACTTAGATGAGTCGCTCAATAAAGTGTTGATAAACTACGGAAATATCAAAGACACTGGGTTTAGACTCGAGTTATATCAGTTCATTCTTcagttcatcaacttgactgGTAGCAGGACTGGAAATAATAGACTATGGATAAAATGTattctcaacaagttttcgATCTTGTTACAGGCCCGAAAATTGGAAGAGTGTTCCCAGATGGTTGACCAGTTGAATAAAAAGCTTTCCAGTGTATCGGAAGTGACACGGAACTCATATATTTTGGAAGTAATTGCGTCTGAGATTGAGCTTTTGTCTCTTTACAAACCCCTCAATGTGGCGAGATTGAATTACTTGTATAAAAAAAGCATGACAATTGCCTCTCCAGTTACGCATCCACGAATAATGGGAGTCATCAAGGAATGTGGAGGGAAActtgagtttttcaaagGTCACTATGAGGTCTCAAGAGCAAACTTTTATGATAGTTTTAAAAACTTTGACGAATGTGGAGCCAACGAAAAGGACCAAAgtttcaagtacttgatttTGCTTTCCGTCATCACCGAAAATCAATTCAATCCGTTTGAATCTCAGGAGACTCAGCACTATGTCCAACAATCAGATTTCCAGAAATTGTTAGTGATGATTGAATGCTTCAGTGAGCTCGACTTGAATACCTACAAAGATTGCTTAAAGGAGTTGGGGgatgatgagtttttcTCGGATGAGATCTTTATTCAGTCAGCTCAAATCATCCGGGAATTGATTGTAGATAAGATTcttttgaactttttcaagtcatATTCTCTCAtaaccttcaagttcattcaGGATTCTCTTCGAATAAGTGAGTCTCAATTGCAAGATAAACTCCTAGCTCTTGGCTGCTCAGGAAAATTGGGCTCCGTCAAGGTCAACTTTATAGATAAGGTGATTGAGTCTAAGGcctcaaactcaaaaagTCTCCACTACCCACCGACACTCGACTCAAAGCAAATTCTCACTAATATGAAGTGCTTAAGCTGTGTCGGTTTTCTTAGTGGGCCTGCCACTATTGAGGATGATGGCATGAATATCGATGAACCAAGCGGTGATACCAGTCCGACTGGTTCGGGCACCAACGAAGATAGTGTCGTTGAGACACCTTTGGTGCCAACCCCGAAGCCTGTTGAGTACAATACCAATTCAGTGACTAGCCgttttctctttctttcGAGCAAGACTGATAGGGAGAAGGATATTCTTACGATAGTTGACCACTGGTTTGGTATTTTGAAAAGCTCTTTTCCAGAACCTTTTAGGGTTGAGTTGAGTACAATGGACCAGATTTTCACCGAACAGAGACTTGGTCAAAGTAACCCAGATGTCATCGTCCAGCTTCAGAATAACCAAAGCGAAAGCTTTGACCCCAAAGAAAAAATACGGCTTCTTCAGGTTTGGTGTaaagagttgttgaacaacttaAATAATACTTAGTTCAATTTAATAAATGaggtggctgcaaaaagtgAAAAGTACAAATTTCacaaaagttgaaaaagtgaCTTGCAAGCTTGATACTTTCAAAACACCTTCATTGGCAGTCCCTCTTAATTCAAGTCAACCAGAAACACTATTGGTCTAACACACTAAATTACTCACTATCTCGCAAAAATTATGTACCTCCCCAAAATCAGTCTCTAGTGCTTTCtctccatcaaagaactcGCAGctctgaaaatttttttttgacttcacttgttcttctttaaaTACTTCTAAACGTATGtgaatttcttcaagagtATATATGATTAATCATAATATGCGTTATCGTCATGATTTAACCCATTTTTACAATGTCTTGGGTTTCAaaggaaatcaaccaaCACCTAGATGATATACTCGTTCTTCAGAGAAATGTACTAACTAAAGTAGAAATAGGTTATACCCTTTGTCACTCACGCCACTTTTATTCTACTGTGTCCGATGTGGTACAATCTGTGCTGCATCTTTTAAACGTCGTTTCTTGTATTAATGTCTAACCCATATACTGGGGAAAAAACTTTTCATGGAAGTTACGCTTGAACCCCTGGTCATAAATATTGTCTATCTCTTCCACACTAGACACCTTGACGGCATCATTGTAGAAGGGGAACACTTGTGTGTTCTGCATGTTGATAAGCTGGTtatccaccaactccaaataCTCACCGTTTCTCTTGTATAAAGAAGAAATCTGGACCAAATACTCTATTTCACCCCATTTATCTAGCTCATTCGTGGTGATACCAAGGTATATGTACCGAAATTGTAGTCCTGTGAATACTGCCACCACCATGTCGAAGATCACGCAGAGGATCATCAAGCATCCGGTAATTTTATGGTCTCTATCGATTTTGATGCTGTGAGCAAGTTGCCGTGGCGGTATCACCTGTGCCATTATGTATGCGCCGTATGCCAAAATAGTGAGGTTTGACACAAGCCATAGGATGAAGTATCGGTAGTTGTAGTACCCCACACAGTTGTTGATCCAGATGCAATGGTGGTCAAACATCATCACACAGTTCCCACACGTAGAGCAGTGCTTTGACCTGGCGGGTTTCTCGAACTTGCAGGTGCGGCAGAAGTTGTTCCTGAAGTATATGATGTCGTTGTGGTGGAACTTGCTGTTGGCGGTTTGTACATTGTACTTGTGCACTTCACCTGGATTCGATACTACGCACACGAGGGTGGTAAAGTACACTGATGCAATGGTGAATGCAATGGAAATCTGGTGCACAAAGCTATATTTTATGACAGCCGGAACTAGTTTCCAGGTGCATGAAAAGAACTGGAACAAGCAGAAGGATAATGTACCGATATAAAAGATAGGTACCAGCCAATTGAATAGCGGGTGATTGAGGGAGCTGATGTGTCCCAAAGCACGAGAGTTGTACCGGAGAAAAACCAAGCGGGCCTTTTGGATCCATGAGCCTCTGAAACTCGGAGAGTCGCCGAATACCAATATGACAATAAGTAGGATAATCACTAGTGCCAAAAATCCGCTCAAAAGCATTTTAGTTCATTTAGCAGCAAAAGCCTAGTACGAAAGTGCGCGGGTCTCGTCTAAGAAAAGTTTAGATTTCAACATGAATTACGTTGACACGATAGATAATGAGTTGGACTCCTACACTAACCTCATGGAATCTATACCGTTCACGGACGTGACGCCTACTGCCAAGTTTCTCAATGTCTACAAGTTGAACTACAAGGAGCTTCACAAATTCGCACAGTCAAATCCGTTTCCATTGGGGTCTAACAAGCTTCTTAAGCTATGTATCAGTTTAGGAAACCTTTTCAAGTCGTACCAGCTCGATGAAGAGATGCACAATCAACTGAAACAGCAGCAGAACACGATCAACAATAAATTGGGGATCCAAGCCACCGGCTCCTACAGACAAACGTCTTCTTCACTGAATCCCTTCGAAAGCCCCAAACACTTTCTCAATTCCAATCCTACCACCACCCAGCCGCTATACCagatcaagttcatcaagaaccttCTCGTTattctcaagaacttcGATATCGGCTTCACGTTGAAGGACAATTCACAGTCAAGCACCACGCTAAACCAGTATGCAAACTCTcccatcaagttgaactccCGCCAACTCTTAATAGAGAAGcttgaaatcaacatcacctTGGACActctcttcatcttcaagaacttgctCATgatcttggccaagatcttggggATTTTGAGGCAACACTTGATCATGAACAACGAATTAGggttgttcaacaccaccaccaccagtgtCAACAGCAGCATCAACGAGCAGAGTTCGATATTCAGCCTGAATTCGGCGAGCTCAAACTCATCGGACTCGTTCATTAGCATCGACGAGTACGTGAAGATCCTCAATCAAATATTGGGCCGGTTGTCCAATGGGTTGATAGAGCCGTTTTTGAAGTACATGCTCACGTTTGTGAGGGGCAGTGTACAAAGTGAGTTTAAGACCCTAATCACCAGTTTGTAGATGGGTACCGACCCCTGGGTGTAATCATATGTAACATTAATGACAATATATTATAAACTTATCAAAAGTACCAATTGGCAAAGCGGGCCCACAACACCTTACTGAAACGCCTTCCCAACAACTTCCCAATCAATGGGAAAATAATCATATTCACAAGCCCCGTGATCTGCTGCACGCTCTCTTCCCATTGTTCTTGTGCCGATAGCACCGACTGCGAGTAGTCGGAATCTGTTTCGTACCCGTCGTAGTCCAGGAGCATTATTAACGGTTCCTCGAAAACAAAATGTTCGCGATGGGTGAAAAACTCTCTCATCTTTATGATAAAGACCGCAGTAAAAACAGGTATGAGCATAGTGAAAGAAGGTAAAGCCGAGATCGTGGGCGGCGAAAAGGTGTTCTACAACCACATCCAACAGTTCAAC is a genomic window containing:
- a CDS encoding uncharacterized protein (COG:O,T; EggNog:ENOG503NZ5W) gives rise to the protein MISFSKPISPFSYGKISPKKFASCPHLASDFKLYNVFAILDDFPPVPQKTSLTTNIHSSGCIGVTADFQSYHYYSIFDKTSALAKYDGTLDNEVDYFNYSTIFGKEDRCFGNPQGLVKSGGLTSLTSDLDLYEFFTIFGKCEEQYSTDYNFYDFYSIFENHKTKKHQKTQNSYKNNKLEENYYDFFTISENEKQPYSTDYNFYDFYSIFENQNTKKNQKVQNSYKSYKTENCCYSLTSDFNGFNFYNLFKDCAQSASGFELYDFFKFFEEKVPVSGSKVYEFYTGSQKKSGYSLEKLKSEFVYLPKSNFSSKVFLSIWESSSFPKSVRLANGEIVTETLGKALLPKCQSVSLPTLNSLPSLQKVPKDYGYTYIFKLGAVLANRSLSSLHRLDVHLRNSCSVYLPDNVSTFNFQPKPEMVSMQTYWKSSKRTQYSLELVSTSKEMFLALKESTISEMVWEYFSDDDMSIASLSPSILEASDYGKDVCEKFSSSCSSLMALSPLIPETDLSLVEQREAIRQILDSKPKLMILPAPDGDLEGKAVDKQHLSPFHSEDFQSEESYEFEFEDDDASEQEAEVQADFNDNEKLQVMYYNAKAFKDEDTSMAIQKLQEIAKSEVSPDSIQWIYKSQKQIAKIHYSNHQLDQSLVSLQHLLKLVPYMEDKPYLDESLNKVLINYGNIKDTGFRLELYQFILQFINLTGSRTGNNRLWIKCILNKFSILLQARKLEECSQMVDQLNKKLSSVSEVTRNSYILEVIASEIELLSLYKPLNVARLNYLYKKSMTIASPVTHPRIMGVIKECGGKLEFFKGHYEVSRANFYDSFKNFDECGANEKDQSFKYLILLSVITENQFNPFESQETQHYVQQSDFQKLLVMIECFSELDLNTYKDCLKELGDDEFFSDEIFIQSAQIIRELIVDKILLNFFKSYSLITFKFIQDSLRISESQLQDKLLALGCSGKLGSVKVNFIDKVIESKASNSKSLHYPPTLDSKQILTNMKCLSCVGFLSGPATIEDDGMNIDEPSGDTSPTGSGTNEDSVVETPLVPTPKPVEYNTNSVTSRFLFLSSKTDREKDILTIVDHWFGILKSSFPEPFRVELSTMDQIFTEQRLGQSNPDVIVQLQNNQSESFDPKEKIRLLQVWCKELLNNLNNT
- the SWF1 gene encoding palmitoyltransferase swf1 (COG:I; EggNog:ENOG503NV3B) → MAQVIPPRQLAHSIKIDRDHKITGCLMILCVIFDMVVAVFTGLQFRYIYLGITTNELDKWGEIEYLVQISSLYKRNGEYLELVDNQLINMQNTQVFPFYNDAVKVSSVEEIDNIYDQGFKRNFHEKFFPQYMG
- a CDS encoding uncharacterized protein (EggNog:ENOG503PVCB) encodes the protein MNYVDTIDNELDSYTNLMESIPFTDVTPTAKFLNVYKLNYKELHKFAQSNPFPLGSNKLLKLCISLGNLFKSYQLDEEMHNQSKQQQNTINNKLGIQATGSYRQTSSSSNPFESPKHFLNSNPTTTQPLYQIKFIKNLLVILKNFDIGFTLKDNSQSSTTLNQYANSPIKLNSRQLLIEKLEINITLDTLFIFKNLLMILAKILGILRQHLIMNNELGLFNTTTTSVNSSINEQSSIFSSNSASSNSSDSFISIDEYVKILNQILGRLSNGLIEPFLKYMLTFVRGSVQSEFKTLITSL